Proteins encoded by one window of Polaribacter haliotis:
- the tsf gene encoding translation elongation factor Ts — translation MVKVSAADVKKLREATGAGMMDCKKALVEAEGNFEQAIDVLRKKGQKIAAKRADRESTEGVAVTRINDDKTAGVAIVLACETDFVGKNESFVALGGQFADIALNFDNKEDFLAADFGGMTVADKLVEQTGVIGEKLEITAFEKVEAAYVGAYTHIGKIAALVGLSAVVDNAETLAKDVAMQVASMGATTLSYKDFDPAFVAAETEARIAVIEKDNIELGRLGKTLKNVPQFISMSQLSDEVLAKAEEAAKAELKAEGKPEQIWDRILPGKMERFIADNTTLDMEQCLLDQSFIKDEKKNVAQYVATYGDVEVSTFKRVTLG, via the coding sequence GTAGAAGCAGAAGGTAACTTCGAACAAGCAATTGATGTTTTACGTAAAAAAGGTCAAAAAATTGCTGCAAAAAGAGCTGATAGAGAATCTACAGAAGGTGTTGCAGTAACAAGAATTAATGACGATAAAACTGCAGGTGTTGCAATAGTATTAGCTTGTGAGACAGATTTCGTAGGTAAAAACGAATCTTTCGTAGCTTTAGGTGGTCAATTCGCAGATATCGCTTTAAATTTCGATAACAAAGAAGATTTCTTAGCTGCAGATTTTGGTGGTATGACAGTTGCTGATAAATTAGTTGAACAAACTGGTGTTATTGGTGAAAAGTTAGAAATTACAGCTTTTGAAAAAGTAGAGGCTGCTTATGTTGGTGCTTACACTCACATTGGTAAAATTGCTGCTTTAGTAGGTTTATCTGCTGTTGTAGACAATGCTGAAACGTTAGCAAAAGATGTAGCAATGCAAGTAGCTTCTATGGGAGCTACAACTTTATCTTACAAAGATTTCGATCCTGCATTTGTTGCAGCAGAAACTGAAGCTAGAATTGCTGTAATTGAAAAAGATAATATTGAGTTAGGTAGATTAGGGAAAACGTTAAAGAACGTACCTCAATTTATTTCTATGTCTCAATTATCTGATGAAGTTCTAGCAAAAGCTGAAGAAGCTGCAAAAGCAGAATTAAAAGCTGAAGGTAAACCAGAACAAATTTGGGATAGAATCTTACCAGGAAAAATGGAAAGATTTATTGCAGATAACACAACTTTAGATATGGAGCAGTGTCTTTTAGACCAGTCTTTTATTAAAGATGAAAAGAAAAATGTTGCACAATATGTTGCTACTTATGGCGATGTTGAAGTTTCAACTTTCAAAAGAGTTACTTTAGGGTAA
- the pyrH gene encoding UMP kinase, whose translation MQYKRILLKLSGEALMGDRQYGIDPKRLAEYAKEIKEVVEKGIEVAIVIGGGNIFRGVAGAANGMDRVQGDHMGMLATCINGLALQSALEDADVKTRLQTALEIKEVAEPYIKRKAIRHLEKGRVVIFGAGTGNPYFTTDTAAVLRAIEIDADAILKGTRVNGIYNADPEKDKNAVKFETITFKEVIEKGLKVMDMTAFTLSEENNLPIIVFDMNTNGNLLKLVSGEKIGTIVDSK comes from the coding sequence ATGCAATACAAGAGAATTCTTTTAAAATTAAGTGGAGAAGCTTTAATGGGCGATAGACAATATGGAATAGATCCTAAACGTCTTGCGGAATATGCTAAAGAAATTAAAGAAGTAGTCGAAAAAGGAATTGAAGTTGCCATTGTAATTGGTGGTGGAAATATCTTTAGAGGCGTTGCTGGCGCTGCAAATGGTATGGATCGAGTTCAAGGAGATCATATGGGAATGTTAGCAACTTGTATAAATGGTTTGGCATTGCAAAGTGCTTTAGAAGATGCAGATGTAAAAACAAGGTTACAAACTGCTTTAGAAATTAAAGAAGTTGCAGAACCTTATATTAAAAGAAAAGCAATTCGTCATTTAGAAAAAGGACGCGTTGTTATTTTTGGAGCAGGAACAGGAAATCCATATTTTACAACTGATACAGCTGCAGTTTTAAGAGCAATTGAAATTGATGCAGATGCCATTTTAAAAGGAACTCGTGTAAATGGAATTTACAATGCAGATCCTGAGAAAGATAAAAATGCTGTAAAATTTGAAACTATTACTTTCAAAGAAGTTATAGAAAAAGGCTTAAAAGTAATGGATATGACAGCATTTACTTTAAGTGAAGAAAACAATTTGCCAATTATTGTTTTTGATATGAATACCAATGGAAATTTACTGAAATTAGTTTCTGGAGAAAAAATTGGTACTATTGTTGATTCTAAATAA
- the frr gene encoding ribosome recycling factor has translation MNEEIEFILDTAKEAMEKAMAHLEKELRTIRAGKATPSMLGTVMVDYYGSQTPLSQVANVNTPDPRTLSVQPWEKNMLQPIEKAIQIANLGLNPMNNGDIIMINVPPLTEERRINLAKQAKAEAEDAKVGIRNARKDANNDTKKLDISDDLKKIVEDDVQKLTDAFVKKTEEILSVKEEEIMKI, from the coding sequence ATGAACGAAGAAATTGAGTTTATATTAGACACTGCCAAAGAAGCTATGGAAAAAGCAATGGCGCACTTAGAAAAAGAATTACGTACAATTAGAGCTGGTAAAGCAACACCATCTATGTTAGGAACTGTTATGGTAGATTATTATGGTTCACAGACTCCATTAAGCCAAGTTGCGAACGTAAATACACCAGATCCAAGAACATTAAGTGTGCAGCCTTGGGAAAAGAATATGTTACAACCTATTGAGAAAGCAATTCAAATTGCGAACCTAGGTTTAAACCCAATGAATAATGGTGATATTATTATGATAAATGTACCACCATTAACAGAAGAACGTAGAATAAATTTAGCAAAACAAGCGAAAGCAGAAGCTGAAGATGCGAAAGTTGGAATTAGAAATGCACGTAAAGATGCAAATAATGATACTAAAAAATTAGACATTTCAGACGATTTAAAGAAAATCGTAGAAGATGATGTTCAGAAATTAACAGACGCATTCGTAAAGAAAACAGAAGAAATACTTTCTGTTAAAGAAGAAGAAATAATGAAAATTTAA
- a CDS encoding efflux RND transporter permease subunit, whose amino-acid sequence MNFWTKAAGLILRNRYLVLLIIAIITGLLASQMKYMKFSYTEANLLPEDHIANVEYNKFLEIFGEEGNLVILGVKDSTVFTPEKFNAWNKLVEQFDERDEIDFTISIADVQKLKADRKKRKFVLEPLYEKNPTTTEEVNAIKKQLFEKLPFYDNLLYNKETGTLQTAIYIKKEIINTPKRRDFIFDVLIPAIKKFEKENNLDVRVSGMPYIRTLNAQNIQDEIILFVVGALGITALIFFFFFRSFRATFITLLVVLIGVIWAFGFIGLFRYEITVLSALIPPLIIVIGVPNAVFLINKYQQEIKKHGQQAKALQRVIAKIGNATLMTNITTASGFATFVFVKSNLLREFGILASVNIISIFILALLIIPIIYSFMPLPKKKHLNHLEKRWIENVVDWMEKMVRNQRITIYFTTVVVIVLGIIGVYMIRVSGSLIEDMPKKMDFYKDIKFFEKEFGGIMPLEILIDTKKDKGVMKLSTLKKMEKLNEAIETFPELSKPISVVNLVKYSKQAYYKGNPKYYQLPTSQEQSYIFSYTKNSNNDAGMLKTFVDSTGRYARITTFMKDIGTDKMDVIQERLKAVIAKEFPSDKYSVSLTGKALVFIKGTNYLIKNLVISLSLAILLIAIFMAWMFRSPQMILISLIPNMLPLLITAGLMGFLNIPIKPSTILVFSIAFGISVDDTIHFLAKYRQELIANKWKIKPSVYAALRETGVSMFYTSIVLFFGFLVFTLSSFGGTIALGGLVSVTLLLAMVSNLLLLPSLLLTFEKKIANKKVFKEPAMKIFPQNEEEESKK is encoded by the coding sequence ATGAATTTCTGGACAAAAGCAGCGGGTCTAATTCTACGAAACCGCTATTTAGTTTTATTAATAATAGCTATAATAACTGGTTTATTAGCATCCCAAATGAAGTATATGAAATTTTCATATACAGAAGCAAACTTGTTACCAGAAGATCATATTGCAAACGTAGAATACAATAAATTTCTTGAAATTTTCGGTGAAGAAGGGAATTTAGTAATTCTAGGAGTGAAGGATTCAACCGTTTTTACACCTGAAAAATTTAATGCTTGGAATAAATTAGTCGAACAATTCGACGAAAGAGACGAAATTGATTTTACCATTTCTATTGCTGACGTTCAAAAATTGAAAGCAGATAGAAAAAAACGAAAATTTGTTTTAGAACCTTTATACGAAAAAAATCCAACTACTACAGAAGAAGTAAATGCGATAAAAAAACAGCTTTTCGAGAAGCTTCCATTTTATGATAATCTTCTTTATAACAAAGAAACAGGAACTTTACAAACTGCTATTTACATTAAAAAAGAAATTATAAATACGCCAAAACGTAGAGATTTTATTTTTGATGTTTTAATTCCTGCAATCAAAAAATTCGAAAAAGAAAACAACTTAGATGTTCGTGTTTCTGGAATGCCTTATATAAGAACGCTAAATGCACAAAACATTCAAGATGAAATAATTCTTTTTGTTGTTGGAGCTTTGGGAATTACCGCACTTATTTTCTTCTTTTTCTTTCGTTCTTTTAGAGCAACTTTTATTACACTTTTAGTCGTTTTAATTGGAGTTATTTGGGCATTTGGCTTTATTGGTTTATTTCGATATGAAATAACTGTTTTATCAGCTTTAATTCCACCTTTAATTATTGTAATTGGAGTTCCCAATGCTGTTTTTCTTATTAATAAATATCAGCAAGAAATAAAAAAACACGGTCAGCAAGCAAAAGCATTACAACGTGTAATTGCTAAAATTGGTAATGCTACTTTAATGACAAATATTACAACTGCGTCTGGTTTTGCAACCTTTGTTTTTGTAAAAAGTAACTTACTGCGTGAATTCGGAATTTTAGCTTCCGTAAATATTATTAGCATTTTCATTTTGGCATTGTTAATCATTCCGATTATTTACAGTTTTATGCCACTTCCAAAGAAAAAACATTTGAATCATCTTGAAAAAAGATGGATAGAGAATGTAGTAGATTGGATGGAGAAAATGGTTAGAAACCAAAGAATTACGATATACTTTACCACAGTTGTTGTAATTGTTTTGGGAATTATTGGTGTGTATATGATTCGTGTTTCTGGTAGTTTGATTGAAGACATGCCTAAGAAAATGGATTTCTATAAAGATATTAAATTCTTCGAAAAAGAGTTTGGTGGAATTATGCCATTAGAAATCTTAATCGACACAAAAAAGGATAAAGGTGTTATGAAACTTTCCACTTTAAAAAAGATGGAAAAACTAAATGAAGCCATTGAGACTTTTCCTGAATTATCGAAACCAATTTCTGTTGTAAACTTAGTTAAATATTCTAAACAAGCATACTATAAAGGGAATCCAAAATATTATCAACTACCAACATCACAAGAACAAAGTTATATATTTTCGTATACCAAAAATTCTAATAACGATGCTGGCATGCTTAAAACATTTGTAGATTCTACTGGACGTTATGCTAGAATTACTACTTTTATGAAAGATATTGGTACAGACAAAATGGACGTTATTCAGGAACGTTTAAAAGCTGTAATTGCCAAAGAATTTCCTTCAGATAAATATTCGGTTTCGTTAACTGGAAAAGCATTGGTTTTTATAAAAGGAACCAATTATTTGATTAAAAATTTAGTAATTTCTTTATCCTTAGCTATTTTATTAATTGCCATTTTTATGGCTTGGATGTTTCGATCGCCACAAATGATTTTAATTTCCTTAATTCCAAATATGCTTCCACTCCTAATTACTGCAGGATTAATGGGGTTTTTGAATATTCCTATAAAACCATCTACAATTTTAGTTTTTAGTATTGCTTTTGGTATTTCTGTGGATGACACCATTCACTTTTTGGCAAAATACAGGCAGGAATTAATTGCCAATAAATGGAAAATAAAACCTTCTGTCTATGCTGCTTTACGTGAAACTGGAGTAAGTATGTTTTATACTTCCATTGTATTATTTTTCGGTTTCTTGGTATTTACTTTATCAAGTTTTGGAGGAACAATTGCTTTGGGTGGTTTGGTTTCTGTAACGCTTTTATTAGCTATGGTTTCTAACTTGTTACTATTACCTTCATTATTGTTAACTTTTGAAAAGAAAATAGCAAATAAGAAGGTGTTTAAGGAACCTGCAATGAAGATTTTTCCGCAGAATGAAGAGGAGGAATCGAAGAAATAA
- a CDS encoding T9SS type A sorting domain-containing protein, whose amino-acid sequence MKRKLLLPILFLTINIYCQELTIIDKNLEKELIEKGFDNNGFDGTITYKDAIKYREINKQQNKKTISNLTYKKSTSLSSEIVKIPDILLKNALLAEPAINTNNDDEIQITEAEAVNFALDGSNKGITNLTGIEAFINLPSVNLANNSLTSIDISKNTKLKSLFIQNNNLGTIIFGENSNLEDLYAPNNKFASLDLSKATKLKQLRLFNNQNLMQLDLKNGNNTNLTVVDLTNNSNLGCIQVDDPVYSQINWSNIDSKANFNSNCNYIEVINIPNQDFEFALIDMGFDDIIDGYILKTNANKIESLNVRNYITANYEGVKYFNNLTRFLFSNSQVKIIDFTGLQKLEYIGANNTTTQAVLLKDNPELKSLNLNFNNALVYTNLSGCINLDNFQIGLTSVKDIDLSKNINLTSCFLALNKIEKIDVSKNVVLESFFIYSNNLQQLDLSKNIKLKSLGAYSNNINTITIPSSIESINLSQNNFSSFDATALTNLETINVNNQKVDFTVLNINGLTKLKGLDIAGSKIGNTINTNAFLDLERLNIENCDFSRLDVTNNLKLIYLYANNNSIDALDITKNTLLEEVYVNSNKLENIDVSKNEKLGTFSINDNIFIKELDFGNCPITILYAKNITNLEKVNLNNGFNKVASTIELLNAPNLTCVQVDDVAYAVANFTDVDANSVFNSNCGFQTSNNLGTPIKIEDQNFEYALVNLGFDDVYNGYILKSEALKIEELNLNNRGIVSLKGITEFDNLKDLQVHFNPVISVDLSGLQKLESYQSNTFDNTLLEIKLQNNSALKTLALNGHVNLESLNLSEASNLENLEISNSAKLTVDVKTSPNLKLLRLDRMGLSSIDLLTNTALVSLTVTNNSITSIDIPNKQILKILNLNTNNLSSFNGALYPNLEYLNLRGNKITPININTLTNLINLNLATTDLATLDIGNLLNLEILNVTTSGLKVLDVTKNLKLTQLYAGELELQNIDLTKNTLLTHINFFDVYLENLDLSNNLELRDIFLTNNNLQKLDLSKHTKLEFVTLESNKLTDLNLRNGNNEAIIVVNTKFNNALSCIKVDDVAKAEAKLDWQKDTTTSYNTNCGALNADNVIVQKISFYPNPVNDILQIKNSDNLKISTIMIFNVLGKKVKVIRNPENAIDVSDLSKGIYFLNINSENGKIVKRIIKK is encoded by the coding sequence ATGAAAAGAAAATTACTATTACCAATACTTTTTTTGACAATAAATATTTATTGTCAAGAATTAACAATTATAGATAAAAACTTAGAGAAAGAACTAATAGAAAAAGGGTTTGACAATAATGGATTTGATGGAACTATAACTTACAAAGATGCTATAAAATATAGAGAGATAAATAAGCAACAAAATAAAAAAACAATAAGTAACCTAACTTACAAAAAATCTACGTCTCTTAGTTCTGAAATTGTAAAAATACCAGATATTCTTTTAAAAAATGCGCTTTTAGCAGAACCAGCAATAAATACAAATAATGATGATGAAATACAAATTACTGAAGCTGAAGCTGTAAATTTTGCTTTAGATGGCAGTAACAAAGGTATTACTAACCTTACAGGTATTGAAGCTTTTATAAACCTACCTTCTGTAAACTTAGCTAACAATTCTTTAACCTCTATAGATATTTCTAAGAATACAAAACTAAAATCATTATTTATACAAAATAATAATTTAGGCACAATTATTTTTGGTGAAAATTCCAATTTAGAAGATTTATACGCACCAAATAATAAGTTTGCTTCGTTAGATTTAAGTAAAGCAACTAAGCTAAAACAACTACGTCTTTTTAACAATCAAAATTTAATGCAACTAGATCTAAAAAATGGAAATAATACAAATTTAACTGTTGTAGATTTAACCAATAACTCTAATTTAGGCTGCATTCAAGTTGATGACCCAGTGTATTCTCAAATAAATTGGAGCAACATAGATAGCAAAGCCAATTTTAACAGCAACTGTAATTATATAGAAGTAATAAATATACCAAATCAAGATTTTGAATTCGCTTTAATAGATATGGGTTTTGATGATATTATTGATGGCTACATACTAAAAACTAACGCTAATAAGATAGAATCCCTAAATGTAAGAAATTATATTACAGCTAATTATGAAGGAGTTAAATACTTTAATAATTTAACAAGATTCCTCTTTAGTAATAGTCAAGTGAAAATAATAGACTTCACTGGCCTACAAAAATTAGAATATATTGGTGCAAATAATACAACTACACAAGCAGTATTATTAAAAGATAATCCAGAATTAAAGTCGTTAAACTTAAACTTTAATAATGCTCTTGTTTATACAAATTTATCTGGATGCATAAATTTAGATAACTTTCAAATTGGTTTAACAAGTGTTAAAGATATAGATTTATCTAAAAATATAAATTTAACCAGTTGTTTTTTAGCTTTAAATAAAATAGAAAAAATAGATGTTTCTAAAAATGTAGTTTTAGAGAGTTTTTTTATATACAGTAACAATTTACAGCAGTTAGATTTAAGTAAAAATATAAAATTAAAATCTTTAGGTGCTTATAGTAACAATATAAATACAATTACAATACCAAGTAGTATAGAATCTATAAATTTATCTCAAAATAATTTTTCGTCTTTTGATGCAACTGCTTTAACTAATTTAGAAACTATAAATGTAAATAATCAAAAGGTAGATTTTACAGTACTTAATATAAACGGATTAACAAAACTTAAGGGTTTAGACATAGCAGGTAGTAAAATAGGCAATACAATAAATACAAATGCTTTTTTAGATTTAGAAAGATTAAATATAGAAAATTGTGATTTTTCTAGATTAGATGTTACTAACAATCTGAAATTGATATATTTATATGCAAATAATAACTCAATAGATGCTTTAGATATAACAAAAAATACTTTATTGGAAGAAGTATACGTAAATTCAAATAAATTAGAAAATATAGATGTTAGTAAAAATGAAAAATTAGGCACTTTTAGTATAAATGATAATATTTTTATAAAAGAATTAGATTTTGGTAATTGTCCAATTACTATTTTATATGCTAAAAATATTACTAATTTAGAAAAAGTTAACTTAAATAATGGTTTTAATAAAGTGGCCTCTACTATAGAGCTATTAAATGCACCAAATCTGACTTGTGTACAAGTAGACGATGTAGCTTATGCAGTTGCTAATTTTACAGATGTGGATGCTAATTCAGTATTTAATAGTAATTGTGGCTTTCAAACTTCAAATAATTTAGGAACACCAATAAAAATAGAAGATCAAAATTTTGAATATGCATTAGTTAATCTCGGTTTTGATGATGTTTACAATGGCTACATCTTAAAATCTGAAGCATTAAAAATTGAAGAGTTAAACTTAAATAATAGAGGCATTGTTAGTTTAAAAGGAATAACAGAATTTGATAATTTAAAAGATTTACAAGTTCATTTTAACCCAGTAATTAGTGTTGATTTATCTGGTTTGCAAAAACTAGAAAGTTACCAATCTAATACTTTCGATAATACTTTATTAGAAATAAAATTACAAAATAATAGTGCACTTAAAACTTTGGCATTAAATGGTCATGTAAATTTAGAAAGTTTAAATCTTAGTGAAGCTTCAAATTTAGAAAATTTAGAAATTAGTAACTCAGCTAAACTTACTGTTGATGTAAAAACTTCTCCAAATTTAAAATTATTACGTTTAGATAGAATGGGATTATCTTCTATAGATTTATTAACAAATACAGCTTTAGTTAGTCTTACGGTTACTAACAATTCAATTACGAGTATAGATATACCTAACAAGCAAATTTTAAAAATTTTAAACCTTAATACCAATAATTTATCAAGTTTTAATGGTGCTTTGTATCCTAATTTAGAGTACTTAAATTTAAGGGGCAATAAAATAACACCAATAAATATTAATACTTTAACCAATTTAATTAATCTAAATTTAGCTACAACAGATTTAGCTACTTTAGATATTGGCAATCTTTTAAATTTAGAAATTTTAAATGTTACCACTTCTGGTCTTAAAGTATTAGACGTAACCAAAAATTTAAAACTTACTCAATTATATGCAGGCGAATTAGAGTTACAAAATATAGATTTAACAAAAAACACATTATTAACCCATATTAATTTTTTTGATGTATATCTTGAGAATTTAGATTTATCAAATAACTTAGAATTAAGAGATATATTTTTAACAAATAATAATTTACAAAAATTAGATTTAAGCAAGCATACCAAATTAGAATTTGTGACTTTAGAGTCTAATAAATTAACCGATTTAAATTTAAGAAATGGAAATAATGAAGCAATTATTGTAGTAAATACAAAATTTAATAATGCTTTAAGTTGTATTAAAGTTGATGATGTAGCTAAAGCTGAAGCAAAACTTGATTGGCAAAAAGATACTACAACATCATACAATACAAATTGTGGTGCTTTAAATGCTGATAATGTGATTGTACAAAAAATATCATTTTATCCAAACCCTGTAAACGATATATTACAAATTAAAAATTCAGATAATTTAAAAATCAGTACTATTATGATATTTAATGTTTTAGGCAAAAAAGTAAAGGTGATAAGAAATCCTGAAAATGCAATAGATGTTTCTGATTTATCAAAAGGAATTTATTTTTTAAATATTAATAGCGAAAATGGGAAAATTGTAAAAAGAATAATAAAAAAGTAA